In the genome of Streptomyces sp. Q6, the window GGCGGCGCTACCGTCCCCCGGTGACCGATGACCGCACCCCCGTACACCCGACCGACGCCGTCGAGGACGGCTACTTCCCGGAGAGCGTCGCCGCCACCTACGACGAGGGCGAGGACCCGGGCCGCGCGACCCTCGCCGCGGACTTCCTCGCCGCGCTCGCCGACGGCGGCCCGGCCTTCGAACTCGCCGTCGGCACCGGCAGGATCGCCCTGCCGCTGGCGGCGCGCGGTGTGCCCGTCACCGGGACCGACCTCTCGCGCGCCATGGTGGCGCGGCTGCGCGCCAAGCCCGGCGGCGCCGAACTCCCCGTCACCATCGGCGACATGACCACGACCAAGGTCGACGGGGCCGGCACCTTCACCCTCGCCTACCTCGTCTACAACACCATCAACAACCTCACCACGCAGGACGCCCAGGTCGACGCCTTCCGCAACGCCGCGGCCCATCTCGCGCCCGGCGGCCGCTTCGTCGTCGAGGTCGGCGTGCCCGCGCTGCGTCACCTGCCGCCCGGCCAGGAGGCCGTGATCTTCGGCCTGTCCGGCGAGCGTGTCGCCTTCGACCGGTACGACGACCTCGTCCACCAGCGCTTCAGCTCGAACTACGTCTCCGTGGACGCCGACGGCCGCGGCAGATACCGGTCCATC includes:
- a CDS encoding class I SAM-dependent methyltransferase; this translates as MTDDRTPVHPTDAVEDGYFPESVAATYDEGEDPGRATLAADFLAALADGGPAFELAVGTGRIALPLAARGVPVTGTDLSRAMVARLRAKPGGAELPVTIGDMTTTKVDGAGTFTLAYLVYNTINNLTTQDAQVDAFRNAAAHLAPGGRFVVEVGVPALRHLPPGQEAVIFGLSGERVAFDRYDDLVHQRFSSNYVSVDADGRGRYRSIPFRYVWPAELDLMARLAGMRLEQRYADWGRAPFTSESDSHVSVYVKTDAGD